A DNA window from Vigna angularis cultivar LongXiaoDou No.4 chromosome 1, ASM1680809v1, whole genome shotgun sequence contains the following coding sequences:
- the LOC108322110 gene encoding uncharacterized protein LOC108322110 — protein sequence MGTKIEYSINLLATIVDSTNLAVGGVDVWENYQNKNQRTGIRKLQGPMDRMLDRNSVESIKKTMQMHEDIFKHQVRELHRVYSVQKMLMDELEIETRQQKLWKQRNEIDVSHPHLIKPQHQTTQISQKPDFRVGNLREDVWSRENIRSWSDTIQMQKGFDLERPAEEDIFSQGHGFDEGEAGPSSYATAFQSCKISTSGYDEDMEVDLTLSIGGSQVNKSSQLPQLACSNSTSGKTRKLNSYASFKSDRTGEYSDPTTPISSTTVTFTQEGKGPHWLSQGLKLK from the exons ATGGGAACCAAAATTGAATATTCCATAAATCTTCTAGCAACCATAGTAGACAGCACCAACTTAGCTGTGGGTGGAGTGGATGTCTGGGAGAATTATCAGAACAAGAATCAAAGGACTGGAATCAGAAAACTGCAAGGTCCCATGGATAGGATGCTTGACAGAAACAGTGTAGAGTCCATCAAAAAGACAATGCAGATGCATGAGGACATCTTCAAACACCAG GTAAGAGAGCTACACCGGGTATACAGTGTGCAAAAGATGTTGATGGATGAGCTCGAAATCGAAACTAGACAGCAGAAATTATGGAAGCAAAGGAATGAGATAGATGTAAGCCATCCACATCTCATTAAACCGCAACATCAAACGACACAGATTTCACAGAAGCCTGATTTCCGTGTTGGAAATTTGAGAGAGGATGTTTGGTCAAGAGAAAATATTAGAAGCTGGTCAGACACCATACAGATGCAAAAGGGTTTTGACCTTGAAAGGCCTGCAGAGGAGGACATTTTTTCTCAAGggcatggctttgatgaaggtGAGGCAGGGCCTAGCTCCTACGCAACAGCATTTCAGAGTTGTAAAATAAGTACTAGCGGCTATGATGAAGACATGGAAGTGGATTTGACACTAAGCATAGGAGGTAGTCAAGTTAACAAGAGTTCTCAATTACCTCAACTAGCATGCTCAAACTCAACCAGTGGGAAAACTAGGAAGCTGAATTCATATGCCTCTTTCAAATCAGATAGAACAGGAGAATACAGTGACCCCACCACCCCAATCAGTAGCACCACTGTGACATTTACTCAGGAAGGGAAGGGGCCACATTGGCTTTCTCAAGGTCTAAAGCTTAAATAG